Below is a genomic region from Neorhizobium galegae.
GGCGTGCTGGTCAGCGACCGCGTCGCCGACGTGATGGTCGAGGAGTTAGGCGATTTCTACCATGGCTTCACCTATTCCGGGCACCCGGTCGCGGCTGCCGCTGCTCTGGAAAACATCCGCATCATCGAGGAAGAGGGGCTGGTCGAGCGCGTCCGCGACGATATCGGTCCTTATTTTGCCGCTGCCTGGAAAAGCCTGGAGGATCACGCGGTGGTCGGCCAGGCCGAAAGCGTCGGCCTGATCGGCGGCCTCCAGCTTGCTGCGGATAAATCCACCCGCCGGCGTTATGCAAAGCCCGACGATATCGGCACGCTGGTGCGCAATCACTGCGTCGAAAACGGCCTCATCCTGCGCGCCACCGGCGACCGCATGCTCGCTTCGCCGGCGCTGACCATCAGCCGCGCTGAGGTGGATGAGGTGATCGAAAAGCTGCGGGCGGCGCTGGATCATTTGAAAGATAGCGTCAGGGAGTGAGCCGTCGCCGCGAGTCAATCTCCCCCCTTGTGGGGGAGATGCCCCGGCAGGGGAAGAGGGGGGTGTCGCGGCATACTCTCCGGCAATTGAGTTCGCAGACCCACCCCCCCTCTGTCACCCCTGGTGACATCTCCCCCGTAAGGGGGGAGAGGGAGACCACCGGTCTCTATCTGCCCGGCTCCACCCAGGCATATCCAAACGTGACGCTGTCCTGCCCGCCCGAGAAGAGATAGGGCACGGCCTCGGTCGCCGGCGTCAATCTTTCCGCCGCAACCCCATTGGCCTGCAGATAGGGCCCGAGAGCGGCCAGCATGTCATCGCCCCCCCTGCCAGACGATCAGGCCCGGCTGGCGTCTCTCCGCCTCGCCGAGCGGCGGCGTCTGACCGAAACTTTGCAGCAGCACGCGGGCCTGCGGCAGTTCCAGCCGGGCGCTTCCGGCAAGATAGGGATCGTCGGTGATCACATAGGCCGGCTTGGTATCGGCATGCTCCGCCACCACCTGTCTGATGAACGGCCCGGACGGCAGGTTTTCCTTGGTGTAATCGCCGAACATCGGGCCGATGACATTGCCGAGCGCGATATAGACGACAAAGCCGAGCGCCAGCACCGCCACCGGAAACAGCAGCCGCGGGATGCTGCGGCTCGTCTCCGCATTGGCGGCCTCGAGCTTCAGGCACAGATAGAGCGGCAGCAGAACCAGGAACGGTGACAGCCATTTTTCGCTGATGCTGGTGGCGCCGAAACCGAGCCCGATCAGCCCGACGGCGATCAGGCAGATGGCGAGCGTCCGGCCGATCACCCGCGTCCATTGGTTCGTCGCCTGCCAGGCATCGATCAGCGGTTGCCGGAAGGCGATCAGGAAAAAGGCGAGCACCGGCAGCCCGCCGGTCAGTATGGCGACGAAAAGCGTGCCGATACCGGACAGCCGGTCGAGAATGGGGTTGCCCGACGCGTCCTCGCGCATAGCCTTGATCGTCCCGGCCGTCGCTTCGCCCAGGTTTCCGAGCACCCAAAGCCCGTGCGGCAGGCAGATCACCGCTGCGACGGCAAGCGCCGGGATCAGCCGCCAGTCGAGAATGCGCTTGCGCAAGCCCGGTTCCGGCAGGATGGCGAGGATCGCCGCGACGGGCACGATGACGAAATTATACTTGGCGATCAGCCCGAACCCGACCGCGATGCCGGTGAGCAGGTAGGTCCAAAGGGTTGGCCGCGTCAGCGTCTGGAGGAAACCGTAGAAGAACAGCGCGACTGCAAACAGCGTGGCGATTGCGTGCGTCAGGTCTCTTTGCGCCATGACGCTGACCGCCGGCATGGCGATCACGCCGATCATGGCGATGGCGACGAGCCGCCGGTCCTTCAGCAACACCCGGGCCGCCAGCCCATAGACCGCACATGTGAGGAATAGCAGCAGGTTCTTGACCAGCGCGACTGCAAGGACCGACGGGCCGATCAGGTGGACGACCCCGTATTGCAGCCAGTTGTAGAACGGCGGCTGACGGCCGTACCCCATCAGCAGGAACTGCGACTGGTAGAGCTGTTCCGCTTCGTCGCTTTCGAGCGCCTCCGAACGCAGCACCCGAAGGATGACCGCGAGCACATAATATGCAGCGATCAGCCAGAGGATGAGGTCGGGACGGCGGGCAAGCGCGTCACTGATGCGCCGCATCGCCCTCATAGACTTCCCTGACGATGTAGCTGAGCGAGTTGTCATCGCGGTAATAGGTGCGGGCGATCATTTCCGCGATAATGCCGGTGGTGATCATCTGTACCGCGGACAGGAACAGCATGACGCCGATGAGGAACAGCGGCCGTGTGCCGATGTCGTTGCCCATGATAAACTTGTCGATGAACAGGTAGAAGAGGATGATCGCAGACAGCGCCCCGAGCCCGAGGCCGAGCGAGCCGAAGAA
It encodes:
- a CDS encoding ArnT family glycosyltransferase, which produces MRRISDALARRPDLILWLIAAYYVLAVILRVLRSEALESDEAEQLYQSQFLLMGYGRQPPFYNWLQYGVVHLIGPSVLAVALVKNLLLFLTCAVYGLAARVLLKDRRLVAIAMIGVIAMPAVSVMAQRDLTHAIATLFAVALFFYGFLQTLTRPTLWTYLLTGIAVGFGLIAKYNFVIVPVAAILAILPEPGLRKRILDWRLIPALAVAAVICLPHGLWVLGNLGEATAGTIKAMREDASGNPILDRLSGIGTLFVAILTGGLPVLAFFLIAFRQPLIDAWQATNQWTRVIGRTLAICLIAVGLIGLGFGATSISEKWLSPFLVLLPLYLCLKLEAANAETSRSIPRLLFPVAVLALGFVVYIALGNVIGPMFGDYTKENLPSGPFIRQVVAEHADTKPAYVITDDPYLAGSARLELPQARVLLQSFGQTPPLGEAERRQPGLIVWQGGR